A window of Punica granatum isolate Tunisia-2019 chromosome 8, ASM765513v2, whole genome shotgun sequence genomic DNA:
TGGTGCCCGGCCGCTTCCTAAATTCTACTCAGCATCTTGATTTAGGTTGGCCACCCAGAGCAGAGCCCTGGTCAAATGAATGGTCAAGCCGTTCAAGTTCCTCAGACCTCAAAATACTTTCTTTACTTTAAGCCATTGTTTGATATGTTGTATTGTATACGCTCCGATTTGATTCGGTTTGATTCGGCCCGATTTTACTAAAAAGTAGTCTTTTAAGAGATGCCCGCTTTAGCTCTGTAGAATGTCATTTGGGTAACTGGGGCTGAGTCTCATGGGAAGAAATTTGATTGAGTTCTGAGATGCAATTCCtagaaaaagaatttatgtGGGGTGGTAACTTTATAGAGAACACGAATTCAACTGCACGCTTGAGAAATCCCTCTTTGTCGTACTGTGATAAGCAATCCCGTCTACGCAAAACATCGTAGCAAAGTGCGGTAGAATGTAGCCAGCTCGCATCTGGGGTTGGCAGTAGGTTGTAAGGTGGGTGCTCTTCCTATTTCATATTTGGGGTTACTTCTGGGAGCTAGTTCTAACCCTATAGATATCTGGAATCCCATTATCGAGAAGATAGAGAGGAAGCTCGCAGGTTGGAAGCGGACTTATCTTTCAAAGGGCGGGAGACTCACGCTTATAAAATcagctttgtccaatctcccAGTTTACTTAATGTCTCTTGTTCCCGTGCTTCATGTTGTTGCGAGGAAGTTGGAGTCGATTCAAAGCAGATTTTTGTGGGGAGATAATGATGGCAACTGGAGGTATCACCTCATATATTGGGAGATCATTAAACAACCGTTGAAGAGAGGTGGCTTGGGGATAAAATCCTTGTCCCACTTCAATGAAGCTTTGCTTGGGAAGTGGCTATGGAGATTTAACACAGAATGTGACCAGCTTTGGAGAAATCTTGTAGTGTCAAAGTATGGGCTCGAAGACATGGGTTGGATGGCTCTCCAAAGGAAGGAACCTTTTGGGATGAGCCTCCGGAGAAAGATAGTTCGAGGTTGGCAGAAATTCCGGTCTAACACTGTCGTTGTTTTGGGTGATGGAGGTCAGATCTCTTTTTGGAACGACATTTGGTGTACTGAGACTCCTCTAAACACTTTGTTCCCCGAGGTATATAGAGTAGCACGGGATATGAATGCCCGCGTTTGGGATGTCTGGAGGGAGGGTACTAGTAGCGGGGTATGGGACATTCAATTTACTCGTCATGCATAGGATTGGGAGCTTGAGCCTTTTTGAAGTTTTTTGACGTACTATACAACTTTAGACCTAGAGAGGGTATGAGGGACAGGTTAAGTTGGAAGGGAACTAGATCTGGCTTGTTCACAATAAAGTCCTACATGGCCGACTTCTAGAGGTTAGCACAATGAGGGGCAGGTAGGACTTTCCTTGGAGACAAGTTTGGTAGAGCAAGGTCCCTCCAAAGGTGTGTTTATTAACTTGGGAGGCTGCTTGGGGTCGGGTTTTGACTATTGATAATTTCAGACGCAGAGGGAAGATTCTGGTTAACTGGTGCTTCCTTTGTAAGAATGGGAAGAATCAGTTAGCCACTTGTTTCTTCATTATTCGTAGGCTTACAGACTATGGGGAGCTGCTTTTGCAATTAGAAATTGGGTTAGACTGTGGACGGAGAGTTAAGAGCGTGGCTTAGGATTCGTGGTGCTAAAGACAAGCAGAAATTACTCATGATGATATGACTCTCCATTTTTTGGACAACTTGGAAATAGAGAAATAGACGGGCTTTTGATGGAGTTGAATCCCCTGATGTTGGTCTTATTGAGAGGTGGATTAGGAATGTATATTTTTGGTATAGTCAAAATTACACTTGGGGTCTCTACATGTTTATGGACATGATCGATTTTATGTCATCTTTATGAAACCCTTTTGTTTTTGGGTGTGACCCCTCTTTTTCATACGTTTAATTATGCACCTTCTTGGTGCCtcttaatgaaatattttattttactactcaaagaaaaaaaaaacatcgtATCAAATCGATAAGCATTTTGTGGCTGTCACTGTGATCAAGCCTTGGATTGGGTAGATCCCAAATATTGCCTGCATAAAGTGTACAAAAACGGTGGCAGTGTCCTGAACTGTAGTTAGTATCTTGGTTTAGATTGACCACCCAGAGCCCTGGTCGAATAGTGAAGGTGTTCAGATTCCTCAGGCTCAAAATGCTTTGCTTTGAGCCATTTTGCAATAGTTGGATTGCCATTGTATACACTCCCTATTCAATTCATCCCAATTTTAGTAAAAACTGTTATCTTTTACAATATGCCCACTTTTAGCTCTATAGATTCTCGTTCGGGCAACTTGGGATGAGGCTTATAGGAAGAAATTGGATTGAGTTCCGAGATGCAATTCCTAGAAAAATAATGTATGTAGGGCAACTCTATATAGGAGAACACGAAGTTGATGGCACAATTGAAAAGTCCTGCTACATGGTACTGTGATGAGCAATCCATCTATGTGAAAAGTAGTCCCAAATTGATAAGATTACTTGATGTTCAGTACAATGTCTCGAACCCCCAAAGACTAGCTAGAAAAGTGGGCATCTAATTAGGTTGTTCTCCCTTTACTTATCGGGCTCCTAGTCATCTTCGCTGAGTTCTTGAATCTTAGCTCCGTCTTTTGTTTCGCAGGAAAACTATGACCAATTAAACGAGGCACTTGCTCGCGGAGACCACTCATGGACAGCTCTCACCTTAAAGGTGCCAAATGATATGAACAACTGTTTTGCATCGATAATGACCTGCTTCATGTTGTTCACTACACCGCGAATTCCTATGTCCATGCAAATGTTTGCTTCCATTCCGGTTTTATATGTGGCTCAGCGTTTCAAGATAAATTGGCTGTCTTGATAATAGACAGTATTCATTCACTGCTGTTATTTGCTTCAGCTATGCAGTTCTCTTGAAATGGCTAATGCATTGGTACAATCGACCAACTCAAACACTCGACTGCTGCTGCAGAAAGTTGGAGAGCTCGAGAAAATAATTCGGAGGGGAGACTCTGCTGTGGCAGCAGCAAAAGCCATCCACCGCATGAGTGCTGAGGATAGCCCTTCTGGACGTCAATCGTAGTCAAATTTCTCCTTGGAGCAAATCTTGTAAGTTCTCAATGTGTTTTGCCCCTGGGGATGTGAACTGAATTAACTTCATGAAAGTAGTTGCATTCTGTATTATTTGTTCTAATATTTGATGCTGCTCGAGCCTTTAGCAGACaagaacacacacacacacacacacacacatatatatatatatatatatatacttacatACCGACAACCGACTGTCATTGACAACTTTGCTGTCTTTGCATGTCATGCCCAGCAAAACAGTTCATTTAATCTCCAGCGCAAACTGTACCATCTGCAGCATCATCGGGTTCGTGGTGAGTCTAATTACCTCTAACCTCTAGGCCCTGAGAGTGCCAGCTTCACCAGGTGTAGCTGATGAGGCTGCTGATGTTCTTCCATTGACGACGAATTATGGATCTTTGATCGatgaaaacaaagaagaagacaAGATGAAAAATGAGTTGATGATAAGTTGAATGGGCAGTTATAGCccgtttgattttacaattCTTTTTTGGCTCTCTTCCACTTaacttcatttatttttaattcaacaatacaattattactttttttttaatttgttaactattgaattcaatttttaatactaaattctttcaactattcattacttttttcacaatttaacaacacaatcattattttttcttaactatttattactttttttcataattcaacaacgtatttattacaaactaattaaaatcaaaactcaattctaCTCAATCATCTTTCACCACAAGCAGCTCCTTGAAACTCTGccccgtttggtttcagagaaatttgattttaactttaactttaactcaacacactacacaacaaaaacacacgtttcccaagtcaaatttataatcacatctcatttgtccttttccacaatcaaaatcaaaatcaaaatcaaagtaactttaactctgaatccaaacggcccccCGGGGCCCATCACAACGGCATTGAGCTCGACGCATGTCCAATCTAACTTTTTAAGTTATTCTCAAATCGATTGGTTAATCAGGATTAGATATCATCAAAAGGGAGGCAGTTTCTGCAATTTTCTTCGTAATGATGAAATTGTTGTACGCTCATTTTGTATTCACATATCATATACGCATATATGCATGTCGTATTGCAGATTCTGTATCATAGTGGCTAATATAATTGAGCTCACCCCTACTCATGGCATGATATAAAAGGCTGCACACTAAGCTTTTGCCCTCCCAATGGTATGGGGCACGTAGAACAATTCATTTTAGCTCGGAAAGTCCGAGGTAAGGTGTGATTTTTTCAGTGTATCTTGCTCAAGAACCAATCGGTTTGCTTTTCGGGTACAAACCCAAGGTGTGATTAGACCCTCAACCTCAGAGGTCAACGGCAACCTCGATTAAGTTGGTGGTGGCCGGCTTCAGACTAATTATCATcgtctctttttctctctcccccttCCCGAGCAAAAGAGACAGGCGTGACGAATTCGGCCAGCTGCCTCCGTCTAATTCTTTATCCGTCGTAGATCCACTCTTTCTTTGGGATTAGTTTCTCAGTAATACTATATATATCCTAACATATCTTAATAATCACGATATTGTGGCCGTCAAAGGGAGAATtaggattaaataaataaattttcgaATCCACGCAACAAATGAGCCCATGAGTCACAGAAAAAATGGGCCGAGAATGGGCCCAATGTATGACAGATGAGCCCGGCCCATATCTGCGTAAGAGAAGATCAGGTGGTTCCAGAAGCTACAAATCAAAATGGAACACAGTATTTTCCACCATTCAAATATTGACACGTCACCTCCACGGAGTCAAGCCAATCAGAATCAAAGGAACGCGTTGGAAATTCTTCTCTCTAAACGCACtcctttaattatttattagggACCATCTTCATTCTTCAGAAGACGAAGACCGACCGACGACAGAAACAAGGGAAAGTCCTACGGAGTAGCTCAGCTCCAATGGCGTACGTCGAGCGAggtactctctctctctctctctctgcgaTTCATCATTATGTTGCTCAGATCAGATATAGGTTCGAAATTCGGCGAATTGCGTCATTGATGGGGAAAGCTTTAGGTCTGGATCGCCTTCTTTGCGCTTCTGCGATGGCGGCGATCGTTGTTTCTGTGGGAGAAAACCCATTTTGAAATGAGCTCTTTGTGTTCTTTTAACTCCGATTTTTGGTTTACGTTTCGTTCTTGGAGAAAAGAGATGCTCCGATTTTTAAGTATCTGCATGGATGGATTAATCGTGGGTAGGCGATTATGGGGGCGACGAACGATCTCTTTGACCTGAATTTTCTCGCTAAGGGTTGCCTCAATTACTTAACCGCAGAATTGAGACAAGATTCCTGATACCAGACAGGGCGTGCAGAAGGCGATGGGGAAGACCTGCCGTTATTCGTACATGGCGCGATTGTCGTGCATAGTTAAGTCGAGTGATAGAAGCATTTCGCGGATGCCATATTTTAAGATTTCCATCGCTTTTTCTCATGACTGTCTTTTGGAAATGCTATTTGTCTTGCTAAGAGAGAAGCTCATTATAAGAAAGATTAAGTGCATTACACTATAGGCTACTTGAAAGTTTCATTCTCATTGTACCCATAAGCTACGGATAGCTTTTGTTGCCTTGTGCTGATCATTCGACAAACTTATCTTCCTGCATTTTCAGTTGGTGTCCTTCGTTTGTATGATGTATGGCCTCTCAATTTGGTTCTCGATGCCTTGCTTTGCATGCTCATGCTGTTTAATAACTTCTATTTCCTTTGCCCAATCATTTCGATTGCTCTCTTTGATCGTTCGACAAATTTTCGAGGGCCTTGCTCGCTTAATTGTTAATGGGATTGTTCAATTCTTAGTCTGTTTATCGGCAGAGATGGACAAGCTTCAGATAGAATAATGGTTGATTACTTGTGATAAATTGGATGCTTACCATGAACTTCCTTGCCCGTACAGGTGTTGTCAAATCCCAGCGTTCAATATGGCGACTTAGGACAATCACTGATTTCTTTTGGGCAATTTTTAACTTCATAGGCGTGTTCTTCGCCACGATGTTCTCAGTAATTCATAGACTTCAGTTTGGCTTCCCTATTTTGCATGAAAAGGAAAGGCCACAGAAGTGTGATGTAATCCAAtctaatttcttttcatcttttgTGCTTTATCTGTTAATAGATGGAAAAGTCTGACGCATACCAAAAGGGCTCCGGCTCTGGCAAGAAGTGGGATGGTGGTGGGCCAGGAGGTCCTGGTAGGGGTCCATATGGTGGTGGTCCCCGTGGTCCGCCCCGAGGACTGAACAATGTTCGAGGAATCGACCACAGTAAGTTTTATATAGCTGTATCTTCAACAGTCAACACCATTGTTTCTCCATCTTTTCCGAAGCACTGATTGAAATCTGTCTGCTTTAGGTTCCCTACCTGCCTGTGGTTCCTGCTGTGGCTAAACGTGATAGCAATGAGATTGGCTGATGGAGATGCTTGCATTACAAGTAATAAattctgcattttcttttttcatgaaaTGTAATGTCATGGGGAACCATGTTATATGTAAATCAGTAGTGCTTTTCGAGTTTTAGTTTGAACAGCTATCTGCTCTTCAGTTGATTAAATACTAATCTACAACAGAGTTGGCTCAGACTTTATGTTATCTTCATGCTGTGAGTAATTTGAGTTTATTGTTCTTTTTACTTTGCCTTTCAACTGCTGCTCAAATCCCTTGcagaattttttctttctccaaATCTGTTAAGTTTTTCCGCGATGGACTTGAATAGTATTGTCGCTTTTCCTGAAGGAATTTTCATTGGGAAAAGCGACGATTCATTTCATGTTATTTTCTGGGTTGTATGTTGGAAGTGCAATACATGGATCACACTTTCGCCAGTTTCAACATGGTCCTATCATTCCTTTTTTCCCTAGATTTTTCACTGCATGTGTAGTAATTCAACTGTTTGATTGTTATCATATTACTAGAATGCAGTCATCATATGAGCTATATCACAGGCTTGTAGAAAACGAATGATAGCATAACTGGAAAGTTTTAGCGGAGTTCGATAGtttcattttcataaaaaGGACTTATCATAGGACAGTGCTGGGTACTTTAAGAATCTTCCCTCTTGCAAAGTTTGGTAGTAAGGAGCCTCGGTCTTGGTGGCCTGCATCACAGCCTTGCTAGAGCTTTTCGAGAATGTTAACCATTTCTGCAAGGGGATTCTGCCAAATGCACATCGGCTTGATAGCCTACATCACAGCCTTGCTAGAGCTTTTTGAGAATGTTAACCATTCCTGCAAGGGGACTCCACCAAATGCACATCAACCTGGAGCACGACTACGAGCACTAGAACTTCTCTGGAAGTGTCGGGTGTTGACTCCTGCCTCGTACTCGATGGGCCGATCATACTGTGCTGACACAAAAAGCTCCAGGATGAGATCTTTAACCTCTTTGGTCATCTCAATCTTTGGAACTTTGAATTCAACCGCTCAACTCAGCTCGTGACGTAAATTACATACTACAAGCAGAATGTTTGATGGCTGCTTGTCTTTTGAATGCAGAGCGATGTGAAAGGTCCTTCCTGGTCCTTCCTGTAGGCTGCCTTCAACGGATACAAGCAAGCATCAAGCAATCTACGTGAAGCATTTTGCAAAAGTTTCTATCTCGAAGTCTTTTCTGATCACTGATGGAGTTGAGCAATGTTGAATTCAAAGTTCTTCAAGGTTCCAAAGACAGAGATGATGGAAGAGGTAAACATGAGCTCATATTGGACCTTTTGTATCGACACGATATGACTGCACCACCCATTCAGTACCGGGCAAAAGTCAGCACGACACTTCTGGGGGAGACTGTAGTTGGTCTTCATGTCGATAGGCGAAAGGAATCTCTTTTTTGGAAGATTTCCAGCAATGCCCCGATGAAGACATCCTGCAGGATTGTGGCTATTCCCTTGCAAATTTTTGCGAAAGGACCTATCATAGAACAGTGCTTGGTTCTATAAGAATATTCCCTCTTTGCAAAGTTTGTTAGTAAGGACTAAGGAGTCTCGGTCTTGGCTGTCTACATCGCAGCCTTAACCATTTCTGCAAGGGGATTCCACCAAATGCACATCGACCTGGAGCTTGACTACAAGCACTAGAACTTCTCTGGAAGTGTCATGCATCGACTACTGTACTCGACGGGCCACTTACACTCTGCCAACATAGAAAGATCCAGGATGAGATCATATTTAACCTCTTCAGTCATCTCAATCTTTCGGACTTTGAATTCAACGGCTCGACTCATCTCATGACCTCCAAAAATTTGGAGATCAAAGACACCCTTTACATTCTTCAAGCAGAATGTTTGATTGCTTCAAACAATCTACTCGAAGCATTTGCCCGGGTTTCTTTATCTAAAATCTTTTTCCAATCGCCGGTTGAGCAAAGTTGAATTCGAAGTTCCAAAGATTGAGATGGTGGAAGAGGTTAAACATGAGCTCATGCTGGACCTTTTTTATCGACGCAATATGACTGCGCTGCCCATTGAGTACGCGGCCGAAAATTAGCACGATACTTCTGGGGAAGGCCCAATGCTTTTAGTTGGTGTTCGGGTCGATGTGCATTCAGAGGAATCCCCCCAGCAAAGCCACGATCAAGACAAACTGTAGGACTGAGGCTATAACCTTGCAAATTTGCACCAGGAGAGGCCGGCACCTCAATGCCGGTACTATGCGGGAGGATGCAATGGCGAATCATCGACCCTTTTGGAAGTTCTGAGTAGGAAAGGATTATACTCTAAATAGCGTGATCAGAAATTAATATAGACAGAATACAAGTAACTAATAGATGCAGACATGAAGAAAGGCATGGAAAATAAACTTTAACGTTATACCTGAATTTAGTTGATGTTGATGATTTGGTTCGGAGAATTTTAGTAGAGCATGAGATCCGAAGCTgagttataattatatttcgtCTCCGACTTGGAAGAGGGCCTTTTAATCGGCATGTCACTCGTAGATCGTCGAGTTCACTTACGATAGTTTCTGGTTGCGTGAAATCAGGCGCCTTCATATGCTAGCTGCTCAAACAAATTCGAAACCAATTCGAAGAATCACAAAATATGGTTTGGTCTTTTCGAAAATATTTGGAGATTAGGTTTAGGTTTTGGCTTCCAGGTTCAAAatcgagaaaagaaaaaaacaaatcgAATTGCAGTAAGAAGTCTCGATCATGCATTTGATGATATTTTCATAACATGACGATTCCCTACCCATAGTTTTACCTTATATAGTTTTGACCGTGAATATTTTTGATGATCCTCAGTTGCACACGAGAATGAGTTAACCGGTTTGAATTTAAACCCACCCCAATCCAGCCGGTTCAATTAATAagcaataaattttaatttgtaaaacgcaaaaacaaaagcaaaaataaaatccaattaataaaataaaattgttaaaaaaaatcccaatATATAAAAGCCTGTCATAGCTAATTTGTTTTCAGGTGTAAATATATTAAGTTCATCTATATGGACGAGGAAAGGAAATTCGGTAAACTGAACCGAAAGAGCAGAGATATTATTCAATGGTAATTGTTCCTTAATATATTATCTTAATCATCTTAATACACATTATACCGCTTTTTCTATTGTAGTCCCAAAACATTTCGATGAGTAAAGAAATCGTCCTTTTTAATTGATATCTCATTCGGAGCTAAATGCTGCCGGAAACATATAATTGATGATCAACATTCAACATCACAGAAGTTGCCACCAAATCAATTAACGTCTTGTCGAGGAAGTCTGCTTAAACACAGGGCCAAGATTTTGTAGTAGGTGATGGCA
This region includes:
- the LOC116187892 gene encoding uncharacterized protein LOC116187892 isoform X1, producing the protein MRGIGGPLLCIGDLLSDVGEDNVPPANESISPPSLSPSSSFACDSKTTGLQPLDLPKLFAENYDQLNEALARGDHSWTALTLKLCSSLEMANALVQSTNSNTRLLLQKVGELEKIIRRGDSAVAAAKAIHRMSAEDSPSGRQS
- the LOC116187892 gene encoding uncharacterized protein LOC116187892 isoform X2 — its product is MRGIGGPLLCIGDLLSDVGEDNVPPANESISPPSLSPSSSFACDSKTTGLQPLDLPKLFAENYDQLNEALARGDHSWTALTLKKVGELEKIIRRGDSAVAAAKAIHRMSAEDSPSGRQS
- the LOC116187893 gene encoding selenoprotein K codes for the protein MAYVERGVVKSQRSIWRLRTITDFFWAIFNFIGVFFATMFSMEKSDAYQKGSGSGKKWDGGGPGGPGRGPYGGGPRGPPRGLNNVRGIDHSSLPACGSCCG